A single region of the Anguilla anguilla isolate fAngAng1 chromosome 17, fAngAng1.pri, whole genome shotgun sequence genome encodes:
- the LOC118217070 gene encoding cyclin-dependent kinase 4-like isoform X1 — protein MDVHSCTGIGDYEILVEIGEGAYGKVYKARETKDKQRLVALKKLNIPNDPESGIPAFMIREVALLRKTECFNHPNIVKLLNVSAGLRNRTLDLTLVFEYIDQDLTTFLASAPPSGLSLEKIKDMMRQLLTGLDFLHTNMLVHRDLKPDNVLVSSRGEVKIADFGLARIYSHQIALTPCVATLWYRAPEVLLHSVYMPSVDMWSAGCIFAELFLLRPLFREFSEARLLQNIFDSVWRSTPPSGSRPPGRWPTLS, from the exons ATGGACGTCCACAGCTGCACTGGTATCGGTGATTATGAAATATTGGTTGAAATCGGAGAGGGCGCCTATGGCAAAGTGTACAAAGCCAGAGAGACGAAGGACAAGCAACGCCTCGTCGCACTGAAGAAGCTGAATATACCAAACGACCCGGAGAGCGGCATACCTGCGTTCATGATCCGGGAGGTGGCGCTGTTGCGAAAAACTGAGTGCTTCAACCACCCAAATATTGTGAA GTTACTAAACGTATCGGCCGGACTACGGAATCGAACCTTGGACTTAACGTTGGTTTTTGAGTACATCGATCAAGACTTGACAACGTTCCTTGCGTCAGCCCCACCGAGCGGATTGAGTCTGGAAAAAATTAAA GATATGATGCGTCAGCTGTTGACCGGGCTGGATTTTCTCCACACCAACATGCTGGTGCACCGCGACCTGAAGCCGGACAACGTGCTGGTCAGCAGCCGAGGGGAGGTGAAGATCGCCGATTTTGGGCTGGCCCGAATCTACAGCCATCAGATAGCTCTCACGCCCTGT gTGGCGACGCTGTGGTACAGGGCCCCAGAGGTGCTCCTGCACTCTGTGTACATGCCCTCTGTGGACATGTGGAGCGCAGGCTGCATCTTCGCTGAGCTCTTCCTCCTCAG GCCCTTGTTCCGCGAGTTCTCCGAGGCGCGGCTGCTGCAGAATATCTTTGA CAGTGTCTGGCGTTCAACCCCGCCAAGCGGATCTCGGCCTCCAGGGCGCTGGCCCACTCTTTCCTGA
- the LOC118217070 gene encoding cyclin-dependent kinase 4-like isoform X2: protein MDVHSCTGIGDYEILVEIGEGAYGKVYKARETKDKQRLVALKKLNIPNDPESGIPAFMIREVALLRKTECFNHPNIVKLLNVSAGLRNRTLDLTLVFEYIDQDLTTFLASAPPSGLSLEKIKDMMRQLLTGLDFLHTNMLVHRDLKPDNVLVSSRGEVKIADFGLARIYSHQIALTPCVATLWYRAPEVLLHSVYMPSVDMWSAGCIFAELFLLRPLFREFSEARLLQNIFDVWRSTPPSGSRPPGRWPTLS, encoded by the exons ATGGACGTCCACAGCTGCACTGGTATCGGTGATTATGAAATATTGGTTGAAATCGGAGAGGGCGCCTATGGCAAAGTGTACAAAGCCAGAGAGACGAAGGACAAGCAACGCCTCGTCGCACTGAAGAAGCTGAATATACCAAACGACCCGGAGAGCGGCATACCTGCGTTCATGATCCGGGAGGTGGCGCTGTTGCGAAAAACTGAGTGCTTCAACCACCCAAATATTGTGAA GTTACTAAACGTATCGGCCGGACTACGGAATCGAACCTTGGACTTAACGTTGGTTTTTGAGTACATCGATCAAGACTTGACAACGTTCCTTGCGTCAGCCCCACCGAGCGGATTGAGTCTGGAAAAAATTAAA GATATGATGCGTCAGCTGTTGACCGGGCTGGATTTTCTCCACACCAACATGCTGGTGCACCGCGACCTGAAGCCGGACAACGTGCTGGTCAGCAGCCGAGGGGAGGTGAAGATCGCCGATTTTGGGCTGGCCCGAATCTACAGCCATCAGATAGCTCTCACGCCCTGT gTGGCGACGCTGTGGTACAGGGCCCCAGAGGTGCTCCTGCACTCTGTGTACATGCCCTCTGTGGACATGTGGAGCGCAGGCTGCATCTTCGCTGAGCTCTTCCTCCTCAG GCCCTTGTTCCGCGAGTTCTCCGAGGCGCGGCTGCTGCAGAATATCTTTGA TGTCTGGCGTTCAACCCCGCCAAGCGGATCTCGGCCTCCAGGGCGCTGGCCCACTCTTTCCTGA